A genome region from Anastrepha ludens isolate Willacy chromosome 3, idAnaLude1.1, whole genome shotgun sequence includes the following:
- the LOC128857462 gene encoding uncharacterized protein LOC128857462, translating to MQIESVKLSGVYDETLNVMLEQRTTPKNQLHPSERQSIRFESIASQQEADNTMDVNATHIYTDGSKLETGACGSAFVIHKQDDDWTSRKFKLHDTCTVFQAEALAIDTALKWAQNELKTEKLVIYSDSRSCLEAIQNRGNPNPLIASIHQHLYLLRQRHRIDFYWVKSHIGIEGNERADEQAKEAANQGVDPVYTAFPLSYAIRQIRSQIFESWQQEYADDTTGSITKIFFPILEDAQLYRQLFGISFELTQLFTGHGFNKAYLKRFKIIDEDWCPCDQLTVQSMHHLLHDCPRFHSARQRHETFCPTTGAAFRQRKCLSMSLSLQDKHIFGPDEMHAAPIDDRLVKQKQLNA from the exons ATGCAAATCGAAAGTGTCAAATTATCCGGAGTATATGATGAAACACTAAACGTCATGCTTGAACAACGCACTACaccaaaaaatcaactacatCCTTCCGAGCGTCAGTCTATACGTTTTGAAAGTATAGCATCACAACAGGAAGCTGACAATACTATGGATGTAAATGCGACCCACATCTATACCGATGGAAGCAAGTTAGAAACAGGCGCTTGTGGATCAGCTTTTGTCATTCATAAACAAGATGACGACTGGACGTcacgtaaatttaaattacatgacACATGCACTGTCTTCCAGGCTGAAGCTCTAGCAATTGACACTGCACTTAAATGGGCTCAGAAtgaattgaaaactgaaaagcTAGTCATATATAGCGACAGTCGCTCTTGTTTGGAAGCTATCCAAAATCGGGGCAACCCCAATCCTTTAATTGCATCAATTCATCAGCACCTGTACCTTCTTCGCCAGCGACACAGAATTGACTTTTACTGGGTCAAATCGCACATCGGTATTGAAGGAAACGAGCGTGCAGATGAGCAGGCAAAAGAAGCAGCAAATCAAGGAGTCGATCCAGTATATACTGCATTTCCCTTAAGCTATGCTATACGGCAAATACGTTCTCAAATATTCGAGTCATGGCAGCAGGAGTATGCCGACGATACCACTGGCTCTATTACAAAGATTTTCTTTCCAATTCTTGAAGATGCGCAACTATACCGACAACTCTTTGGGATATCATTTGAATTGACACAGCTCTTTACTGGCCATGGATTCAACAAGGCATACTTAAAGCGATTCAAAATCATTGACGAAGACTGGTGCCCGTGTGACCAACTCACTGTGCAGAGTATGCATCATCTTTTGCACGACTGCCCACGCTTTCACAGTGCACGACAGAGACACGAAACATTCTGT CCAACCACTGGCGCAGCATTTCGTCAACGCAAATGTCTTTCCATGTCACTAAGCTTACAGGATAAACACATTTTCGGTCCAGACGAAATGCATGCTGCCCCAATAGACGATCGCCTCGTCAAGCAAAAACAGTTGAATGCATAA